In Anaerolineales bacterium, the following proteins share a genomic window:
- a CDS encoding ABC transporter substrate-binding protein, whose protein sequence is MKKTIWQLMGLLAISAMFLAACGPAATEAPAATEPPVATSSIDCKGAKSGDELSMLYQWSGQEEGRLNQILKPLVDACGIVLKPESTRDQALLDTRVQAGTPPDVAFWQVTQLVQYQDKLKAMDELGADRSSYSDFFLDPMTVNGKWLGLPIKADIKTIIWYSPANFEAYGYKVPTTWDELDALVDKMAADGHVPWSMGMESGDATGWTGSDFIQDILLVQQGPEYVNNLINGSVSYDDAGVVQAYETYAKWASDPKYTVGGAQGTLSTPFLQAIYKPFADPAEAMMVKQSGFAGGEIAKQFPDLVYGTDYDFFVVPGAKGLQGGVEPMMAFNDTPAVRALVAYLSSAEGGAAWAEAGFDLSPNKNGDGHYTDAALIKKAAAFYSTQGFTPDLGDTITGGFGSAEWKAIIDVLNGVDIATALAPVAAIQAEATK, encoded by the coding sequence ATGAAAAAGACGATTTGGCAACTTATGGGCTTGCTGGCTATTTCAGCAATGTTCCTTGCTGCATGCGGACCCGCCGCAACCGAGGCTCCTGCCGCGACAGAACCCCCTGTCGCAACAAGTAGCATTGACTGTAAGGGCGCGAAGTCCGGCGATGAATTAAGCATGCTTTACCAATGGTCGGGGCAGGAGGAAGGACGCCTCAACCAGATCTTGAAGCCGCTCGTTGACGCATGCGGCATCGTACTCAAACCCGAATCAACCCGCGACCAAGCCTTGCTTGATACACGCGTTCAGGCGGGAACGCCGCCGGATGTGGCTTTCTGGCAAGTCACCCAACTGGTTCAGTATCAAGATAAACTCAAAGCAATGGATGAACTCGGAGCAGACCGCTCTAGCTACAGCGACTTCTTCCTCGATCCGATGACCGTCAACGGCAAATGGTTAGGACTCCCCATCAAAGCGGACATCAAAACCATCATTTGGTATAGCCCTGCAAATTTCGAAGCCTACGGATATAAAGTTCCAACCACTTGGGATGAGTTAGACGCCCTTGTTGACAAGATGGCAGCCGACGGTCATGTGCCGTGGTCCATGGGCATGGAATCTGGCGACGCCACCGGTTGGACAGGATCGGATTTCATTCAGGATATCCTGCTTGTCCAACAAGGACCGGAGTACGTCAATAACCTCATCAATGGGAGCGTATCCTACGACGATGCAGGCGTAGTTCAAGCGTACGAAACATATGCCAAATGGGCATCGGATCCGAAATACACTGTGGGCGGCGCGCAAGGGACGCTCTCCACTCCGTTCCTCCAAGCCATATACAAACCCTTTGCCGATCCGGCGGAAGCCATGATGGTGAAACAGTCCGGGTTTGCTGGCGGCGAAATCGCCAAACAGTTCCCCGATCTCGTTTATGGAACCGATTACGATTTCTTCGTCGTTCCGGGCGCCAAGGGCTTACAAGGCGGCGTGGAACCGATGATGGCGTTCAACGACACGCCTGCTGTGCGCGCGTTGGTCGCCTATCTATCATCCGCTGAAGGCGGAGCCGCTTGGGCAGAGGCTGGCTTTGATCTCTCACCGAACAAAAACGGAGACGGTCATTACACCGATGCCGCCCTCATCAAGAAAGCGGCAGCTTTCTACAGCACACAAGGCTTTACCCCTGATCTGGGCGATACGATCACCGGCGGCTTTGGCAGCGCTGAATGGAAAGCGATCATTGACGTTCTAAACGGCGTTGATATTGCGACCGCGCTCGCTCCTGTCGCGGCAATTCAAGCAGAAGCAACGAAATAA
- a CDS encoding ABC transporter ATP-binding protein, with protein sequence MKAQGSTQHLIELRDVVKTYSTAAGDFTALKNINLQIEAGEFLGVVGKSGAGKSTLLNMITGVDHLSEGEVIVHANGAPVSVHKKKEDEIALWRGQTMGVVFQSFQLLPMLTLVENITLPMDLCGNFNPKQSRQRAIELLRLVEIEEHADKLPAYISGGQQQRVAIARALANDPLILIADEPTGSLDSITAEHIFEVFERLVSEQGKTIVMVTHDESLSTRFSRTMRITDGELETRPLESKSKSADEAGSNPKRRLSWWRRK encoded by the coding sequence ATGAAAGCTCAAGGCTCAACCCAACACCTGATCGAACTGCGCGACGTGGTGAAAACCTACTCCACGGCGGCGGGCGATTTCACCGCGCTCAAAAATATCAACTTGCAAATTGAGGCGGGTGAATTCCTCGGCGTTGTCGGCAAGTCGGGGGCGGGAAAGTCCACACTGCTCAACATGATCACGGGCGTGGACCATCTCAGCGAGGGCGAGGTCATCGTCCATGCCAACGGCGCGCCCGTTTCGGTTCACAAGAAAAAAGAAGACGAGATCGCCCTCTGGCGCGGGCAGACGATGGGCGTCGTCTTTCAATCGTTCCAACTTTTGCCGATGCTCACGCTCGTCGAAAACATCACCCTGCCGATGGACTTGTGCGGCAACTTCAACCCGAAGCAGTCGCGTCAACGCGCCATCGAATTATTGCGCCTCGTCGAGATCGAAGAACACGCCGACAAACTCCCCGCGTACATCTCGGGCGGACAACAACAACGCGTGGCGATTGCGCGCGCGCTGGCGAACGATCCGCTCATCCTCATTGCCGACGAACCGACGGGCAGTCTCGACTCGATCACAGCGGAGCACATCTTCGAAGTCTTCGAGCGCCTCGTCAGCGAGCAAGGCAAAACCATCGTGATGGTCACGCATGACGAGTCGCTGTCCACGCGTTTCTCGCGCACCATGCGAATCACGGATGGGGAGTTGGAGACGCGTCCACTGGAGAGCAAATCGAAGTCCGCGGATGAAGCGGGATCGAATCCCAAACGGCGATTGTCGTGGTGGAGGCGGAAATGA
- a CDS encoding sugar ABC transporter permease → MAASTVPNIMKQGKLAPWLYLLPALLIMTIFIVFPMINTISLSFSNKDGTASAATTCVEGKPCWGVFENYRYALTSEFDTTSASAFWYSFWKSSYGNTLKWIMLMVSGTVGLGLGFAVLADRVKYEALAKAIIFMPMAVSFVGAGIIWKFVYDYGTQQVQIGLLNAIVTSLGGAPIAYLTVPQLNTVALIVVGVWLWTGFCMTILSAALKSIPDEVLEAARVDGAREWTVFWKIMVPIIMPTIIVVVTTMVINVLKLFDIVYVMTGGNFGTDVIANRMYTEMYVNFNIGHGTAVAVILVLAIIPFIYMNIKRFMAQEAMR, encoded by the coding sequence ATGGCTGCCAGCACGGTTCCCAACATTATGAAACAGGGAAAACTAGCGCCTTGGCTGTATCTTCTGCCTGCCTTATTGATCATGACGATTTTTATCGTCTTCCCGATGATCAACACCATATCGTTGAGCTTCAGCAACAAGGACGGAACCGCATCCGCCGCAACCACCTGCGTTGAAGGCAAACCATGCTGGGGGGTATTCGAGAATTACCGTTATGCTCTCACTTCTGAATTTGATACAACCTCCGCAAGCGCCTTTTGGTACTCGTTTTGGAAATCTTCGTATGGCAACACATTGAAATGGATCATGCTAATGGTCAGCGGAACGGTCGGTTTGGGATTAGGATTCGCCGTACTTGCAGACCGAGTCAAGTATGAGGCGTTGGCAAAAGCCATCATCTTCATGCCAATGGCGGTTTCCTTTGTCGGCGCGGGCATCATTTGGAAGTTCGTCTACGATTATGGCACTCAACAAGTGCAAATCGGCTTGCTCAACGCCATTGTCACTTCTCTGGGAGGCGCGCCCATAGCCTATCTAACCGTCCCGCAACTCAACACGGTTGCGCTGATCGTTGTCGGCGTGTGGCTTTGGACGGGGTTCTGCATGACAATCCTTTCCGCCGCGTTGAAGTCCATTCCCGATGAAGTTCTGGAGGCGGCGCGCGTAGACGGCGCACGAGAGTGGACCGTCTTCTGGAAGATCATGGTCCCGATCATCATGCCCACGATCATCGTCGTAGTGACCACCATGGTCATCAACGTGCTTAAATTATTCGATATTGTCTATGTGATGACCGGCGGCAATTTCGGCACCGATGTGATCGCCAACCGCATGTACACTGAAATGTACGTCAACTTCAACATCGGGCACGGTACAGCCGTGGCAGTCATCCTCGTCCTTGCCATCATCCCCTTCATTTATATGAACATCAAACGCTTCATGGCACAGGAGGCGATGCGATGA
- a CDS encoding LacI family DNA-binding transcriptional regulator — MPSKKKPTIYDVAKSSGVSISTISRVLNSPDKVNPETRRRVISSIDQLGFVPKAEARARAMQNTDRIGVLTPLFTAPSFVQRLRGVASALSKANYELVIFPVDSVEQLEGYISSIPIMQNVDGLIIMSLAIEDKDARRLHDNGMQTVLIEYSHPRLNSIEIDDAAGGQLAAQHIIERGHKRIAFLGDIEPPEKYAIHPVKSRYQGFKKTLDEAGIALPKKYIMQAAYTQTSSQKGALELLSLQQPPSAIFAASDIQAISIMKIARQLKLRIPDDLAIVGFDDIDFAEYMDLTTIRQNLDGSGKLAAEILLAHIVESGRTLQHIKIPLTLVERQTT; from the coding sequence ATGCCGTCAAAAAAGAAGCCAACGATTTACGATGTGGCGAAAAGTTCGGGCGTCAGCATTTCGACTATTTCACGCGTGTTGAACTCACCGGATAAGGTCAACCCTGAGACGCGCCGACGCGTAATTTCGTCCATAGACCAACTGGGGTTTGTGCCAAAGGCGGAGGCGCGGGCGCGTGCCATGCAGAACACCGATCGCATCGGGGTATTGACTCCGCTTTTCACCGCGCCCTCCTTTGTCCAGCGGTTGCGCGGGGTCGCTTCGGCATTATCAAAAGCAAACTATGAACTGGTCATTTTCCCGGTCGATTCAGTGGAACAACTCGAGGGTTACATCTCCTCTATTCCCATCATGCAAAATGTGGACGGGCTCATCATCATGTCGCTCGCCATCGAGGATAAGGATGCCCGACGCCTGCACGACAATGGGATGCAGACAGTCTTGATCGAATATTCTCATCCCCGCTTGAACAGCATCGAGATTGACGACGCGGCTGGCGGTCAACTTGCGGCGCAGCACATCATCGAAAGAGGTCATAAGCGAATCGCTTTCTTGGGCGATATCGAACCGCCGGAAAAATACGCCATCCACCCGGTGAAATCAAGATATCAAGGGTTCAAGAAGACGTTGGATGAGGCGGGCATTGCTCTCCCCAAAAAATATATTATGCAAGCGGCATACACTCAGACAAGTTCACAAAAAGGCGCGCTTGAACTTTTAAGTCTCCAGCAACCTCCAAGCGCAATATTCGCCGCGTCAGATATTCAGGCGATCAGCATCATGAAGATCGCGCGGCAATTGAAACTACGCATCCCTGACGACCTCGCCATTGTCGGCTTTGATGATATTGATTTTGCAGAATATATGGACCTAACCACTATTCGACAGAATCTGGACGGGTCCGGTAAACTGGCTGCGGAGATCCTGCTCGCCCACATCGTCGAGTCCGGCCGCACACTCCAACACATAAAAATCCCGCTTACGCTGGTCGAGCGACAGACCACGTAG
- the upp gene encoding uracil phosphoribosyltransferase, translating to MSNVFESKHPLVAHKLSRLRDKNTEPKKFREFVREIAALLAYEATADLATMPRDLETPLAKMQGAELKEKIGLVPILRAGLGMVEGVWGLMPSAEVWHIGLYRDEHTLRPVEYYNKLPTEPTVSVCLILDPMLATGGSATATADVLKRWGVKKIKFVGLIAAPEGIKAMQTAHPDIDIYIAAIDSHLNERAYIVPGLGDAGDRQFGTG from the coding sequence ATGTCGAACGTTTTTGAATCCAAACACCCGCTGGTCGCCCACAAACTTTCACGATTGAGAGATAAAAACACCGAGCCGAAAAAGTTCCGCGAGTTCGTGCGCGAGATCGCCGCGTTGCTCGCCTACGAAGCGACGGCTGACCTCGCTACGATGCCGCGTGACTTGGAGACTCCGCTAGCGAAGATGCAAGGCGCCGAACTGAAGGAAAAGATCGGACTCGTCCCCATTTTGCGCGCGGGGCTGGGGATGGTCGAAGGCGTGTGGGGGCTGATGCCCAGCGCGGAAGTCTGGCACATCGGTTTGTATCGCGACGAGCACACGCTCCGCCCTGTGGAATATTACAACAAACTCCCCACCGAGCCGACCGTGTCAGTCTGCCTCATCCTCGACCCGATGCTTGCAACGGGAGGTTCAGCCACAGCAACCGCGGATGTGCTCAAACGCTGGGGCGTGAAGAAGATCAAATTCGTCGGGCTGATCGCCGCGCCCGAGGGAATCAAAGCGATGCAGACGGCGCATCCCGACATTGACATTTACATCGCCGCAATTGACAGTCACCTCAACGAACGCGCGTACATCGTGCCAGGGCTTGGCGACGCGGGGGATCGGCAGTTTGGGACGGGGTGA
- a CDS encoding IS110 family transposase codes for MSKLSKPKEGDMEARRMVGMSKVNPNAAGVDIGAHEIVVCVTGKEDAQLVRTFGSYTADLKAIGEWLREYGVTSVAMESTGVYWIPLFEELEQQEFRCHLISSRSLRRVPGRKSDVLDCQWIQTLHAYGLLESSFRPEADLVALRTLLRHRAQLIQHRSPHILHMQKALLQMNIQLSQALSDVTGSTGQTIIRAIVDGERDPYKLAQLRNYRCKKDETEITKALTGTWREEHLFILKQALELYDFYTKQIEACDAEIERTYGLIRPDWAHEELSPLPSNKRHSHSKNAPKEVEVRKHLKRICGVDLTAVHGVSASLAQTIVIEVGTDMSKFPNEKHFCSWLGLAPKNDISGGKVLQSRTLKTRNRAGQAFRMAAGSMMRADCMFGVHYRRQKSRLGPAQAAVATAHLIARVVYRMLKYKVEYEPLSAAEYERHYQDQQLKYLKKKAAKFGLQLVPT; via the coding sequence ATGAGCAAATTGAGCAAACCCAAAGAGGGGGACATGGAAGCGCGGAGGATGGTGGGAATGAGCAAGGTGAACCCGAATGCGGCTGGTGTGGACATTGGAGCGCACGAGATCGTGGTGTGCGTGACGGGGAAAGAAGATGCTCAGTTGGTGCGTACCTTCGGGAGTTACACGGCGGATTTGAAAGCCATCGGGGAGTGGTTACGAGAGTATGGTGTAACCAGCGTTGCGATGGAAAGCACAGGTGTGTACTGGATTCCATTGTTTGAGGAGCTCGAACAACAAGAGTTTCGATGTCACCTCATCAGTTCACGATCATTGAGAAGAGTGCCGGGACGCAAGAGTGATGTGCTGGACTGTCAATGGATCCAAACCCTGCATGCGTATGGATTGCTGGAGAGTTCGTTTCGACCCGAAGCGGACTTGGTTGCCTTGCGAACGCTGCTCAGACACAGAGCGCAATTGATCCAGCATCGCTCGCCGCACATTCTGCATATGCAAAAGGCGTTGTTGCAAATGAACATCCAGTTGTCGCAAGCGTTGAGCGACGTGACGGGAAGTACAGGACAGACGATCATCCGAGCGATTGTGGATGGAGAACGCGACCCATACAAACTGGCGCAGTTGCGGAACTATCGTTGCAAGAAGGATGAAACGGAGATCACCAAAGCCCTCACAGGCACCTGGCGGGAGGAACATTTGTTTATCCTCAAGCAAGCGCTGGAGTTATATGATTTCTACACAAAACAAATCGAAGCCTGTGATGCAGAGATCGAGCGAACGTACGGATTAATTCGACCTGATTGGGCACATGAAGAACTCTCGCCGTTGCCATCCAACAAACGCCACTCGCACAGCAAGAATGCGCCGAAAGAGGTGGAGGTGCGCAAGCATCTGAAACGCATCTGCGGCGTGGATCTCACCGCCGTGCATGGGGTGAGCGCTTCGCTGGCGCAGACCATTGTGATCGAAGTGGGGACGGATATGTCAAAGTTTCCAAACGAAAAACACTTTTGTTCTTGGCTGGGACTGGCGCCCAAGAACGACATCTCGGGTGGGAAGGTTCTGCAAAGCCGCACCTTGAAGACCCGTAATCGGGCTGGGCAAGCCTTTCGCATGGCAGCGGGTTCGATGATGCGCGCCGATTGTATGTTTGGCGTGCATTACCGCAGACAAAAATCACGCTTAGGACCAGCGCAGGCGGCAGTCGCCACTGCCCATCTGATCGCACGGGTGGTGTACCGCATGTTGAAGTACAAAGTGGAATATGAGCCTTTGAGCGCCGCTGAGTATGAGCGCCACTACCAAGATCAGCAACTCAAATATCTCAAGAAGAAAGCCGCCAAATTTGGCTTACAACTTGTCCCGACCTAG
- a CDS encoding DUF1801 domain-containing protein: protein MAKNDLKTKVNTASVKKFLDAVKDEQTRADCYEILKMMKQATKEEPKMWGSSIVGFGSYHYKGKSGREGDWMLTGFSPRKQNLTLYLMGGFDTHKALLKKLGKHTTSVGCLYIKKLDDVDKKVLKELVAASVKRMKQLNQ from the coding sequence ATGGCTAAAAACGATCTAAAGACCAAGGTCAATACTGCCAGCGTGAAAAAATTTCTCGATGCTGTTAAAGATGAACAGACACGCGCCGATTGTTATGAAATCCTCAAGATGATGAAGCAAGCCACCAAAGAAGAGCCGAAGATGTGGGGTTCGAGCATCGTCGGCTTCGGCAGTTATCACTACAAAGGCAAAAGCGGGCGCGAAGGCGATTGGATGCTGACGGGCTTCTCGCCGCGCAAACAAAATCTCACGCTCTATCTCATGGGCGGCTTCGACACGCACAAAGCCCTCCTCAAAAAACTCGGCAAGCACACCACCAGCGTTGGGTGCTTGTACATCAAAAAACTGGACGACGTGGATAAAAAGGTTTTGAAAGAACTCGTCGCCGCTTCGGTAAAACGGATGAAACAACTCAACCAATGA
- a CDS encoding class I SAM-dependent methyltransferase: protein MTVQKDAAGSEKKFLRQFADFQDQRVLEVGCGEGRLTRHYAHASSLTIGLDSDPDALRVALIESPHESKHKSAFINAQAEHLPFSKNKFDIAILAWSL from the coding sequence ATGACCGTTCAAAAAGACGCGGCAGGCAGCGAGAAAAAATTTCTTCGTCAATTCGCCGACTTTCAGGATCAACGCGTCCTCGAAGTCGGATGCGGCGAAGGGAGGCTGACTCGCCACTACGCGCACGCTTCCTCTCTGACCATCGGGCTGGATTCAGACCCTGACGCGTTGCGCGTCGCCCTGATCGAATCGCCGCACGAGTCGAAACACAAATCCGCATTTATCAACGCCCAAGCGGAACATCTCCCCTTCTCGAAAAACAAATTCGACATCGCCATTCTGGCATGGTCGCTCTGA
- a CDS encoding ABC transporter ATP-binding protein, whose amino-acid sequence MSPRRTKGKSASNHHAMSSPEAMIDLHGVVKRFKNAAGEFTVLKGVDLTINRGEFVGIVGKSGSGKSTLLNMITGIDHPSEGKVVIGGTDIYTGVSESQRSKWRGRNLGIVFQFFQLLPMLTLLENAMLPMDYADMYDFDERPSHAMEMLKLVGLEKFANKLPVLVSTGQQQLAAIARAMACDPPLLVADEPTGNLDTKSANIIIDLFEELARRGKTVLMVTHDPSLTSRTTRNITIADGLIVGDSRKRN is encoded by the coding sequence ATGAGCCCGCGTCGGACCAAGGGGAAATCTGCTTCTAACCATCATGCCATGTCGTCGCCTGAGGCGATGATCGACCTGCACGGCGTCGTCAAACGATTCAAAAACGCGGCGGGTGAGTTCACTGTGTTGAAAGGCGTTGACCTGACTATCAACCGCGGCGAGTTTGTCGGCATCGTCGGCAAGTCGGGGAGCGGAAAATCCACACTGCTCAACATGATCACTGGCATTGACCATCCGTCGGAAGGCAAGGTGGTCATCGGCGGCACGGACATTTACACGGGCGTGAGTGAAAGCCAGCGCTCGAAGTGGCGTGGGCGCAACTTGGGAATCGTGTTTCAGTTTTTTCAATTGCTTCCGATGCTCACGTTGCTGGAGAATGCCATGCTTCCGATGGATTACGCCGACATGTACGACTTCGATGAACGTCCCAGCCACGCTATGGAAATGTTGAAACTCGTTGGGCTTGAAAAGTTTGCGAACAAATTGCCCGTGCTGGTTTCGACGGGACAGCAACAACTCGCCGCAATTGCGCGGGCAATGGCGTGCGATCCTCCTTTGCTCGTCGCCGATGAGCCGACTGGAAATCTCGACACCAAATCGGCGAACATCATCATTGACCTGTTTGAAGAATTGGCGCGGCGCGGGAAGACCGTGTTGATGGTCACTCACGATCCATCGCTCACCTCGCGCACCACGCGCAATATCACCATTGCGGATGGGTTGATCGTTGGAGATAGTAGGAAAAGGAATTAA
- a CDS encoding DMT family transporter: MTKSPLLPYIEATFAAIVWGASFIATKVALKDISPIAIVWLRFGMGLLVLGAAVAARKQFALPKKNEWGYFALLGFLGITFHQWLQSNGLQTSEAGTTAWIVASTPVFMAILGWLILKEGLSLLKIFGIALAFVGVLLVVSDGNPASIRIGKFGAPGDALILVSAINWAVVSTLSRRGLKTNEPALFVFYMMTFGWLFTSVLAMTGGNFVEIPRLTFDGWLGIAFLGIFCSGLAYIAWYDALQALTTASAGAFLYIEPLIAMIVAFFILNEAITVAALVGGGIILLGVWLVNKT, translated from the coding sequence ATGACAAAATCTCCCTTGCTCCCCTACATCGAAGCAACCTTTGCCGCGATTGTATGGGGCGCGTCGTTTATCGCGACCAAGGTCGCGCTCAAAGACATCTCGCCGATCGCCATCGTATGGCTGCGGTTCGGCATGGGTCTGCTTGTCCTAGGCGCGGCGGTCGCGGCAAGGAAACAATTCGCGCTCCCAAAGAAAAACGAGTGGGGGTACTTTGCATTGCTCGGCTTCCTCGGCATCACGTTCCATCAATGGCTTCAATCGAACGGCTTGCAAACCTCCGAGGCTGGCACCACCGCGTGGATCGTCGCGTCCACGCCGGTCTTTATGGCAATCCTCGGCTGGCTGATCCTCAAAGAAGGATTGAGTCTCCTCAAAATTTTTGGGATCGCTCTCGCCTTCGTCGGCGTTTTACTCGTTGTTTCGGATGGAAACCCCGCTTCGATTCGGATTGGGAAGTTTGGCGCGCCAGGCGACGCGCTCATCCTCGTCAGCGCGATCAACTGGGCGGTTGTGTCGACGTTATCTCGCCGCGGGTTGAAGACGAACGAGCCGGCATTGTTCGTCTTTTACATGATGACGTTCGGCTGGCTATTCACGTCTGTGCTGGCGATGACAGGCGGGAATTTTGTCGAAATCCCGCGTCTCACCTTCGATGGCTGGCTGGGAATCGCATTCCTCGGGATTTTCTGTTCGGGGCTGGCGTACATCGCGTGGTACGACGCGCTCCAAGCGTTGACGACCGCCAGCGCTGGCGCGTTTCTCTACATCGAGCCGCTCATCGCGATGATCGTCGCGTTCTTCATATTAAACGAAGCGATCACGGTCGCGGCGTTGGTAGGCGGAGGAATCATCTTATTGGGGGTTTGGTTGGTGAACAAAACTTGA
- the ugpC gene encoding sn-glycerol-3-phosphate ABC transporter ATP-binding protein UgpC, which produces MASVTFDHVFKKYGDVTAVNDLNIQIEDKEFLVLVGPSGCGKTTALRCLAGLEEISGGEIRIGDRVVNDVAPKDRDIAMVFQSYALYPHLSVYDNMAFGLKLRKTPKEEIKRRVNEAADTLGIQELLDRKPRQLSGGQRQRVAVGRAIVREPKVFLFDEPLSNLDAKLRVQTRAEISKLHQRLQTTFIYVTHDQTEAMTMATRIAVINKGVLQQLDTPQNLYDRPSNLFVAGFIGSPAMNFFRAKLRKDGDKLLVDAGDFKVTIPAKFAKPYEGHAGKDIIFGIRPENIHDADFVPANIDSEKVSAKVDVTELMGNEIFLYLMSGTSTFVARVDPRSQLRVGQQAMVAFDMDSFHIFDAASEQAFR; this is translated from the coding sequence ATGGCTAGTGTAACGTTCGATCACGTGTTTAAGAAATACGGGGATGTGACTGCGGTAAACGACCTGAACATTCAAATCGAAGACAAGGAATTTCTCGTGCTGGTCGGTCCATCGGGGTGCGGCAAGACGACAGCCCTGCGATGCCTTGCGGGGTTAGAGGAAATTTCGGGCGGCGAGATCCGCATCGGCGATCGTGTAGTAAACGATGTCGCGCCGAAGGATCGCGATATTGCCATGGTCTTTCAGTCGTATGCGTTGTATCCGCACCTTTCAGTGTACGACAACATGGCGTTCGGTTTGAAACTACGCAAGACTCCCAAGGAGGAGATCAAACGCCGCGTGAACGAAGCCGCCGATACGCTCGGTATTCAGGAACTTTTGGATCGCAAGCCGCGCCAACTTTCGGGCGGTCAGCGTCAGCGCGTGGCAGTCGGACGCGCCATCGTACGCGAACCAAAAGTCTTTTTGTTCGATGAGCCGCTCTCGAACCTCGACGCGAAACTGCGCGTGCAGACGCGCGCCGAGATCAGCAAATTGCATCAGCGTTTGCAGACCACCTTCATTTACGTAACCCACGACCAGACCGAAGCGATGACTATGGCAACGCGCATCGCTGTGATCAACAAAGGCGTGCTTCAGCAACTCGATACGCCGCAGAATCTGTACGACCGTCCGAGCAACTTGTTCGTGGCTGGTTTCATCGGCTCGCCGGCGATGAACTTCTTCCGCGCCAAGTTGCGAAAAGACGGAGACAAACTGCTGGTGGACGCTGGCGACTTCAAAGTTACGATACCCGCGAAGTTTGCAAAGCCTTATGAGGGGCACGCCGGGAAAGACATCATCTTTGGCATCCGCCCGGAGAACATTCACGACGCCGATTTCGTCCCTGCCAACATTGATTCGGAGAAGGTGAGCGCCAAGGTAGATGTGACCGAATTGATGGGTAACGAGATTTTCTTATACTTGATGAGCGGGACCAGCACGTTCGTCGCCCGCGTGGACCCGCGCTCGCAATTACGCGTCGGTCAGCAGGCGATGGTCGCGTTCGACATGGACAGTTTCCACATCTTCGACGCGGCGAGCGAGCAGGCGTTTCGATAA